The following proteins come from a genomic window of Acinetobacter baumannii:
- a CDS encoding LysR family transcriptional regulator, with amino-acid sequence MSYFDINRSGELAIFIRVVELGSFSAVARACNMTPSAVSKLISRLEKRLGVRLLNRSTRQFQLTNEGCQFYELGIQILNDLDELEQAVTANHIPKGRIRIHTSFSYWTHFLLPCISLFNQRYPEIELEAHLSDEVINLVEQRIDVAIRTGPLKSSNLVARSLGSTYKQYVCSPVYIEKYGRPEHPDELHEHQLLDVSYQRQNKTWLFKKATQEISLTPSKVLKVNHGEAILQLALAGAGIAQLNEFQIRNALQQKQLVKILEDWNIHASEEFHAVWIGHDKYVPNRVRTFLDFLVEHASIN; translated from the coding sequence GTTCTGGCGAGTTGGCAATTTTTATACGGGTGGTCGAGCTTGGAAGTTTTTCAGCGGTAGCAAGAGCGTGTAACATGACGCCTTCTGCCGTAAGCAAGTTAATTTCTCGTTTAGAAAAAAGACTGGGTGTCAGGTTACTCAATCGTTCAACACGTCAGTTTCAGCTTACCAATGAAGGATGCCAGTTTTATGAGCTAGGCATTCAAATACTCAATGACTTAGACGAACTGGAACAAGCGGTTACTGCAAATCATATACCGAAAGGGCGAATTAGAATCCATACCAGTTTTTCATATTGGACACACTTTTTATTGCCATGCATTAGTTTGTTTAATCAACGTTACCCGGAAATTGAATTAGAAGCTCATTTGAGTGATGAAGTAATTAATTTGGTTGAACAAAGAATTGATGTTGCGATTCGAACAGGACCTTTGAAAAGCTCCAATTTGGTGGCCCGCTCGCTTGGCAGTACTTATAAACAGTATGTTTGCTCACCTGTATATATTGAAAAGTACGGTCGCCCCGAACATCCAGATGAACTACATGAACATCAGCTTTTAGATGTAAGTTATCAACGCCAGAACAAAACCTGGTTATTTAAAAAAGCAACTCAGGAAATCAGCCTTACCCCCTCTAAAGTTTTAAAAGTAAACCATGGCGAAGCAATTTTACAGTTGGCACTGGCAGGTGCTGGCATTGCTCAACTAAATGAATTCCAGATTCGAAATGCTTTACAGCAAAAACAACTCGTCAAAATTCTTGAAGATTGGAATATTCATGCTTCTGAAGAATTTCATGCTGTCTGGATTGGCCATGATAAGTATGTTCCTAATCGCGTACGTACATTCTTGGATTTTTTGGTAGAGCATGCCTCTATAAATTAG